The following are encoded together in the Humulus lupulus chromosome 5, drHumLupu1.1, whole genome shotgun sequence genome:
- the LOC133778933 gene encoding cation/H(+) antiporter 4-like: MELNDNPNSNNIPFNTCIELPPQVNSQGFWKKQKPDSDGLLKNSLPELELQMVMVFCLSHTFHFVFKRFGIPKLSSDILTGLVLGYALMDEHGNPRDETLFTPTGQQILATLSMCGFALFLFTTGVKMNIGMVTKSGTKTVTIGVATLFVPFLCGLITKEVIARNLSLSDKNKLSFVFITQCLVPFPVISSLVSDLNLLNSEIGRLSMSSAMVSDAISFFLTAAFLIIRVSMDSLRAAIIDAVATTAFIVVSAFVIRPIMFFIIEKTPEGRPVKDIYVYTIIALALLSCLISDVLDQQIFMGPYLLGLLAIPDGPPLGSAIVAKLDCFVTGVFVPLFVSTSVLRVDLRKFVFDNLTATNAILVMVTNIAKFVACYIACFIYDMPTLDSWVLSFIMSTQGNVQIGLYTSFRDIDVSIYFTSSLFTFIFDKHFDIFTNNCYQMQGISESVYNLLVISILCLATIVPLSVKFLYDPSRKYAGYQKRNIMHLKSDSELRILVCIHRPDDIPAMINLLDASCPTKEAPIGVYVLHLIELIGRASPIFISHQVQKKALSQVSYSHNVILSFKLFENSNWDAVEVNVFTAVSPRKLMHEDICIMALDKLTSLMILPFHRKWSPDGHVELDDGMLRALNNSVLQRAPCSVGILVTRANSGRTGSLLSAQDAYRYSVAMVFLGGKDDREALTYAKRMVRVSSVRLTVIHLIAPDEEEVGEEKKWGIVLDAELLKDVKYKNLNSTQYIEYVQEVVNDGTQMASVVRGLVDEFDLVITGRCHSRGSRQISGLDIGWTEFPELGIIGDLLASMDIHGKASVLVIQQQEIEND; this comes from the exons atGGAGCTAAATGATAATCCAAACTCAAACAACATACCTTTTAATACTTGCATTGAATTACCTCCCCAGGTAAACTCCCAAGGCTTTTGGAAAAAGCAAAAGCCAGATTCTGATGGGTTGCTTAAAAATTCATTGCCGGAGCTGGAATTGCAGATGGTCATGGTATTCTGCTTGTCCCATACTTTCCATTTCGTCTTCAAGCGTTTTGGAATCCCCAAGCTATCTTCTGATATTCTG ACTGGTTTGGTTCTGGGATATGCATTAATGGACGAACATGGAAACCCTAGAGACGAGACTCTATTCACTCCAACGGGTCAACAAATCCTTGCAACTTTATCAATGTGTGGTTTTGCTCTATTCCTTTTCACGACTGGTGTAAAGATGAACATTGGAATGGTTACAAAGTCAGGAACAAAGACCGTGACCATTGGTGTGGCTACACTTTTCGTCCCATTTTTGTGTGGATTAATAACCAAAGAAGTGATAGCCAGAAACCTATCCCTTTCAGATAAAAATAAACTCTCATTTGTTTTCATAACACAATGCCTTGTCCCTTTTCCTGTCATTTCTAGTCTCGTATCAGATCTCAATCTTCTCAACTCAGAAATTGGCCGGTTGTCTATGTCTTCGGCCATGGTCAGTGACGCCATCAGTTTCTTCCTCACAGCTGCTTTTCTCATAATTAGAGTTTCAATGGATTCTTTAAGAGCAGCCATTATAGATGCCGTAGCAACAACCGCATTCATTGTAGTTTCTGCTTTCGTAATTAGGCCTATAATGTTTTTCATCATTGAAAAAACACCTGAAGGAAGGCCTGTGAAAGACATCTATGTGTACACCATTATTGCCTTGGCTTTACTCTCTTGCCTTATTTCAGACGTACTTGATCAACAAATTTTCATGGGGCCTTATCTCTTGGGATTATTGGCTATACCAGATGGACCCCCATTAGGCTCTGCCATTGTTGCTAAGCTTGATTGCTTTGTCACAGGAGTATTCGTGCCTCTTTTTGTCAGCACATCGGTCTTGAGAGTGGATTTGAGAAAATTTGTGTTCGATAATCTCACGGCAACTAACGCAATCCTTGTTATGGTCACTAACATAGCCAAATTCGTTGCCTGCTATATAGCTTGCTTTATCTATGATATGCCAACGCTCGACTCTTGGGTGCTATCTTTCATTATGAGTACTCAAGGCAATGTTCAAATAGGTCTCTACACCTCATTCAGAGATATTGATGTAAGCATATACTTCACTTCTTCACTATTTACTTTCATATTTGACAAACACTTTGATATTTTTACTAACAATTGTTATCAAATGCAGGGTATATCTGAATCGGTTTACAATTTACTTGTAATAAGTATCTTATGTTTAGCAACAATAGTACCACTTTCGGTGAAATTTCTCTACGATCCATCGAGAAAATATGCAGGCTACCAGAAAAGGAACATCATGCATTTGAAATCAGATTCGGAGCTTCGAATACTAGTCTGCATCCACAGGCCTGATGACATTCCTGCCATGATTAATCTGCTTGATGCTTCATGCCCAACTAAAGAAGCTCCCATTGGTGTTTATGTTCTTCACTTAATTGAGCTTATAGGCAGAGCTTCCCCAATCTTTATCTCCCACCAAGTTCAAAAGAAGGCCCTCTCACAAGTTTCATACTCTCATAATGTAATCCTTTCTTTTAAGCTCTTTGAGAATAGCAACTGGGATGCTGTAGAAGTAAATGTGTTCACAGCAGTTTCTCCTCGGAAGTTAATGCATGAGGACATTTGCATTATGGCCTTAGACAAGCTCACCTCCCTTATGATCTTACCCTTTCATCGAAAATGGTCACCGGATGGACATGTTGAATTGGATGATGGCATGTTGAGGGCCTTGAACAACAGCGTGCTCCAAAGGGCACCATGTTCTGTTGGGATTCTCGTGACCAGGGCAAACTCAGGACGAACAGGATCCTTGCTTTCAGCACAAGATGCTTACAGGTACTCAGTTGCTATGGTGTTCTTGGGTGGCAAAGACGATAGGGAGGCGTTAACTTATGCGAAGCGCATGGTGAGAGTGTCAAGCGTTAGGCTTACGGTGATCCATCTTATTGCCCCGGATGAGGAAGAAGTTGGTGAGGAGAAGAAGTGGGGTATCGTTCTGGATGCTGAGTTGTTGAAAGATGTTAAATACAAAAATTTGAATTCAACCCAATACATTGAGTACGTGCAGGAGGTTGTGAATGATGGGACTCAAATGGCTTCTGTTGTTAGAGGTTTGGTTGATGAGTTTGATCTTGTCATAACTGGGAGATGTCACAGCAGAGGCAGCCGCCAAATTTCAGGTCTTGACATTGGCTGGACTGAGTTTCCGGAGCTAGGAATCATAGGAGACTTGCTTGCCTCCATGGATATTCATGGCAAAGCTTCTGTACTGGTGATTCAGCAACAAGAAATAGAAAATGATTAA
- the LOC133834592 gene encoding mitochondrial carrier protein MTM1: MVEPEETHNNNPWIAAEQIPNVEIHSESTFLERDDGVGFSATKLSNSTNVSDWKLGIAERVLSAAGAAFLSAIIVNPLDVVKTRLQAQAAGVAYSHPLSNITSRMAFFGPSMMFADLRCSPSCAHAGVHGTVSICPPHCFRYKGTLDVFNKIIRQEGFSRLWRGTNAGLALAVPTVGIYLPCYDIFRNWLEVHTIQNAPSVTPYVPLFAGSLARSLACATCYPIELARTRMQAYKVTHGGVKPPGVWKTLFEILSHVKTTNNIQENLKGYRVLWTGMGAQLARDVPFSAICWSTLEPIRRKLLCLVGDDTSVASVLSANFSAGFVAGSLAAAATCPLDVAKTRKQIEKDPARALQMTTTRTLKEVWRVGGMKGLFTGVGPRVGRAGPSVGIVISFYEVVKYVLHNRYATS; the protein is encoded by the exons ATGGTCGAACCAGAGGAGACCCATAATAACAATCCATGGATTGCAGCTGAGCAAATCCCTAATGTGGAAATTCATTCTGAATCGACCTTTTTGGAGAGAGATGATGGGGTTGGGTTTTCGGCTACCAAGCTTTCCAACTCCACAAACGTCTCTGATTGGAAACTGGGTATTGCAGAGCGAGTTCTCTCGGCAGCTGGTGCTGCCTTCCTTTCCGCCATTATTGTAAACCCTCTTGATGTTGTCAAG ACAAGGTTGCAAGCTCAGGCAGCTGGGGTTGCTTACTCTCATCCATTAAGTAATATCACAAGTCGAATGGCTTTTTTTGGGCCAAGCATG ATGTTTGCAGATTTAAGGTGTTCACCATCATGCGCACATGCGGGTGTCCATGGTACTGTATCAATATGTCCCCCACATTGTTTTCGGTATAAAGGAACACTAGATGTCTTTAACAAAATCATTCGCCAG GAAGGATTTTCAAGACTTTGGAGAGGCACAAATGCTGGTCTTGCGCTGGCTGTACCAACA GTTGGGATCTACCTGCCTTGTTATGACATATTTCGAAATTGGTTAGAGGTACATACTATCCAGAATGCACCAAGCGTGACTCCTTATGTCCCTTTATTTGCTGGATCTTTGGCTCGCTCATTGGCTTGTGCAACTTGCTATCCTATTGAGCTTGCAAGAACACGCATGCAG GCTTATAAGGTGACTCATGGTGGTGTGAAGCCTCCTGGTGTCTGGAAGACTTTATTTGAGATTCTATCTCATGTCAAAACCACAAATAATATACAAGAAAATT TGAAAGGCTACCGCGTTCTTTGGACAGGCATGGGAGCACAGCTTGCACGTGATGTCCCCTTCTCTGCTATCTGTTGGTCTACCCTTGAGCCT ATCAGGAGAAAGCTTCTTTGCCTTGTTGGTGATGATACCAGCGTTGCAAGTGTACTCAGTGCAAATTTTTCTGCGGGGTTTGTGGCAGGAAGCCTTGCTGCCGCTGCTACATGTCCACTAGATGTTGCAAAAACCCGAAAACAGATTGAG AAGGATCCAGCGAGGGCATTGCAAATGACAACCACACGAACACTAAAGGAGGTTTGGAG GGTTGGAGGGATGAAAGGACTTTTTACCGGGGTGGGTCCTCGTGTTGGACGTGCAGGTCCTTCTGTAGGTATTGTGATTTCATTCTATGAAGTTGTGAAATATGTGCTACATAACCGGTATGCTACTTCGTGA